A window of the Cicer arietinum cultivar CDC Frontier isolate Library 1 chromosome 6, Cicar.CDCFrontier_v2.0, whole genome shotgun sequence genome harbors these coding sequences:
- the LOC101497987 gene encoding uncharacterized protein: MELRRCGNLHYIQAIKGGLVTKVLNVSRGQPKLKFKDITDLNEGFLFDNVKAVRSCIDVMKKGIVKIEPEFWESDAHDGDNQRINNLDDDDDDDDDDFATLTLKQIKESCKTRKRKRSQGFNSSKTKIEDYMEKQPMEEDDPEFTETLSNLRTKLSKNMKSKKKKKCVKDPPISPQEIVLVDESEEILDGQEFSPSSGDSAGQEFSPSSGDSAALVEMNFECPENECFNGPDDFSSRENKDAKITLEGNSNNELNYKRKEIFDFVPLRMMKPSSCDIVISNPDLSSNQSTNFLAIAFEDHSNSDIHDNHLDDDIDIPVSSPKVASHKDFNYRGLEFRDDITLLNDCSKDEYTAGAEVQDKPCSTIEHELKPDGYLVCRSDDSPEYVEKQSFASECDDDNDTPVSPSKVASHKDLDCLGPEFKDDNTSPDECTAGAEVQDKLFSTIDHGLNSDECLVHCSDGSPEYEEKQSFVSVYNDDERIHVSEASDELTSWNEHEGSPKLHGPERLLSTRKAISPSSQEKLCKAMESIDINHKNNLKCKGELPFTKSTDKNGDAVGLKDITRTGVTNKPNKVRVTSKTSRNGSNLKSVSKTSNSSRSATRLGCSTLQNCSKSAIAFSKQQMHDAECLTMKLTKELKSMKDIMDDMLRSEFCLNTSLRYKVNEARMAVKKATKAEEGAKRWLSFMTRDCNRFCKIMNLADSSSSTPQDVVSPPQDAKRKEKKIAFADEAGGRLCQVRFYDEEGEGQLSEST, from the exons ATGGAGCTTCGCCGTTGTGGTAATCTTCATTATATCCAGGCCATTAAAGGTGGTTTGGTTACGAAAGTCCTTAATGTATCTCGCGGGCAACCAAAACTTAAATTTAAAGATATCACTGATTTAAATGAGGGCTTCTTGTTTGATAATGTGAAGGCTGTGAGATCTTGCATTGATGTTATGAAGAAAGGAATAGTGAAAATTGAGCCTGAATTTTGGGAATCTGATGCCCATGATGGGGATAATCAGAGAATAAATAACttggatgatgatgatgatgatgatgatgatgattttgcCACTTTAACACTAAAGCAAATTAAAGAAAGCTGCAAAACAAGGAAGAGAAAACGCTCGCAAGGTTTCAACtcttctaaaacaaaaattgaagacTACATGGAGAAGCAGCCAATGGAAGAAGATGATCCTGAGTTCACGGAGACTCTTAGTAACTTGAGAACTAAACTATCAAAAAatatgaagtccaagaaaaagaagaagtgtGTAAAAGACCCCCCGATTTCCCCCCAAGAGATTGTTCTAGTTGATGAATCTGAAGAGATACTAGACGGTCAAGAATTCTCACCCTCTAGTGGGGATTCAGCTGGTCAAGAATTCTCACCCTCTAGTGGGGATTCAGCTGCTCTAGTTGAAATGAATTTTGAGTGTCCTGAAAATGAGTGTTTCAACGGGCCAGATGATTTTTCCAGTAGAGAAAATAAAGATGCAAAGATAACTCTTGAAGGGAATTCcaataatgaattaaattacAAACGGAAAGAGATTTTTGATTTTGTTCCACTACGAATGATGAAGCCATCTAGTTGCGATATTGTAATAAGTAATCCTGATCTTAGCAGCAACCAGTCTACCAACTTTCTTGCAATAGCATTTGAAGATCACAGTAACTCCGATATTCATGACAATCACCTTGATGATGACATTGATATACCAGTCTCATCACCTAAAGTGGCTAGTCATAAAGACTTTAATTATCGAGGTTTGGAGTTTAGAGATGATATTACTTTACTCAATGATTGCAGTAAAGATGAATATACAGCTGGTGCCGAGGTTCAGGATAAACCCTGCTCCACTATTGAACATGAACTCAAACCTGATGGATATCTGGTCTGTCGCTCAGATGATTCACCTGAATATGTGGAGAAGCAATCATTTGCTTCCGAATGTGATGATGACAATGATACACCAGTCTCACCGTCTAAAGTGGCTAGTCATAAAGACCTTGACTGTCTAGGTCCAGAGTTTAAAGATGATAATACTTCACCAGATGAATGTACAGCTGGTGCTGAGGTTCAGGATAAACTCTTCTCCACTATTGACCATGGCCTCAATTCTGATGAATGTCTGGTTCATTGCTCAGATGGTTCACCTGAATATGAGGAGAAGCAGTCTTTTGTTTCCGTATATAATGATGATGAGAGAATACATGTCAGCGAGGCTTCTGATGAATTGACTTCTTGGAATGAACATGAAGGTAGTCCAAAGCTGCATGGTCCTGAAAGGCTATTATCAACCAGAAAG GCCATTTCGCCATCTTCGCAGGAAAAGTTGTGCAAAGCCATGGAGTCCATTGATATTAATCATAAAAACAATCTAA AATGCAAAGGTGAACTACCATTTACTAAGTCGACTGATAAGAATGGTGATGCAGTAGGACTTAAGGATATCACGAGAACTGGAGTTACTAATAAGCCTAACAAAGTTAGAGTTACTTCTAAGACTTCTAGAAATGGTTCAAATCTTAAAAGCGTTTCCAAGACATCTAATTCTTCTCGCTCAGCAACCCGTCTGGGGTGCAGCACTTTACAGAATTGCTCAAAGAGTGCTATTGCATTTTCAAAGCAGCAGATGCATGATGCAGAATGTCTTACTATGAAACTCACAAAAGAGTTGAAGTCTATGAAGGACATTATGGATGATATGTTACGATCTGAATTCTGTCTAAATACCTCTTTGAGATACAAAGTTAATGAG GCAAGAATGGCAGTCAAGAAGGCCACAAAAGCTGAAGAAGGTGCAAAGCGGTGGCTG